A genome region from candidate division KSB1 bacterium includes the following:
- a CDS encoding NAD(P)/FAD-dependent oxidoreductase: protein MKSEYDVIVIGAGPAGTTAARFAARGGASVLVLEKDRDIGIPVRCAEGVSEKGLLESVDRIHPDWIEQVIARVNLYSPAGQAVSASLENEKGFILNRKRFDYDLARLAVDAGADVLTRAYVYGLVKPDNAVTGVRMTHLGKHVEIKAKIVIGADGVESRAGRWAGISTHTSLSDIETCYQVTAANVHAREDTLHMYFSTHLAPQGYVWVFPKGEGVANIGLGISGTFAAEKTPREYLVEFMQAFFPEASVLSAVAGSVPCDQTLDCITADGFMLAGDAAHQANPMSGGGIASGMLAGQFAGRVAAKAVAEQNVSAKRLKEYEKLWHKKEGRNHRLSYKIKNYVYNLTDDELETIATSVLKIPENKRTFISLFKIALFKKPGLILDAIKVFS from the coding sequence ATGAAAAGTGAATATGATGTGATCGTCATTGGCGCCGGACCGGCAGGCACCACAGCAGCGCGTTTTGCTGCACGCGGTGGAGCGTCGGTGTTGGTTCTGGAAAAAGACCGGGATATAGGCATTCCCGTGCGTTGCGCCGAGGGTGTGAGTGAAAAAGGTTTACTGGAGAGTGTTGACAGAATTCATCCGGATTGGATCGAACAGGTCATCGCCCGGGTGAATTTGTATTCTCCGGCCGGACAAGCGGTTTCCGCAAGTCTTGAAAATGAAAAAGGGTTTATTCTCAACCGCAAGCGTTTCGATTATGATCTGGCGCGCCTAGCTGTGGATGCCGGCGCTGATGTGTTGACGCGCGCTTATGTCTATGGTCTTGTCAAGCCGGACAATGCCGTTACCGGTGTGCGTATGACGCATCTGGGCAAACATGTTGAGATCAAGGCAAAAATCGTCATTGGCGCGGACGGCGTTGAATCACGCGCCGGACGCTGGGCCGGTATCAGCACGCATACCTCCCTGAGCGATATCGAAACCTGTTATCAGGTGACCGCGGCAAATGTGCACGCCCGTGAAGATACGTTGCATATGTATTTTTCAACGCATCTGGCGCCGCAAGGCTATGTCTGGGTATTTCCAAAGGGAGAGGGCGTGGCAAATATCGGTCTGGGTATTTCCGGCACCTTTGCTGCCGAGAAAACACCGCGTGAGTATCTGGTCGAATTTATGCAGGCTTTTTTTCCCGAGGCATCGGTTTTGTCTGCCGTGGCGGGCAGTGTACCCTGCGACCAGACCCTCGACTGCATCACGGCAGATGGTTTTATGCTGGCCGGTGACGCAGCGCATCAGGCCAATCCCATGTCCGGCGGCGGTATCGCCAGCGGCATGCTGGCGGGACAATTCGCGGGACGCGTGGCCGCAAAAGCGGTGGCCGAACAGAATGTCAGTGCAAAACGCCTGAAAGAATATGAAAAACTCTGGCATAAAAAAGAAGGCAGGAATCACAGACTGAGCTACAAGATCAAAAATTATGTCTACAATTTAACAGACGATGAACTTGAAACTATTGCAACCTCTGTTCTCAAAATACCTGAAAATAAACGTACCTTTATTTCTTTGTTTAAAATCGCACTTTTTAAAAAGCCGGGACTGATACTGGACGCGATTAAAGTATTTTCGTAA